Proteins encoded by one window of Dehalococcoidia bacterium:
- a CDS encoding endonuclease III produces MITSIAPADYSARGRLRQQTDPAGRRRAARQRSGQMRYSLGAMDDRLPWILDRLAEQYGRSSPPLSDPIDELVVTILSQNTSDRNAARAFAALKGRYPTWEETLAAPPAELAAVIRSGGMATIKAARIQRTLAAIQERHGTLDLRFLADLPLDEARRWLASLPGVGSKTASCVLLFSFGRPALPVDTHVQRVARRLGLVPERSSPDQIAAMLEARISPAEVFDLHMGLIRHGRQVCLARRPRCASCVLTSRCPKIGVTATSGLEGAQ; encoded by the coding sequence ATGATAACCTCGATCGCGCCGGCTGACTACTCCGCGCGCGGCCGCCTCCGACAGCAGACTGACCCCGCCGGCCGACGGCGCGCCGCACGACAGCGGAGCGGGCAGATGCGCTACAGTCTCGGCGCCATGGACGACCGCCTCCCGTGGATCCTCGACCGTCTTGCCGAGCAGTACGGGCGCAGCAGTCCGCCCTTGAGCGACCCGATCGATGAGCTTGTCGTGACCATCCTGTCGCAGAATACCTCCGACCGCAACGCGGCGCGCGCCTTCGCAGCGCTGAAGGGGCGCTATCCGACATGGGAGGAAACGCTTGCCGCTCCTCCCGCGGAACTGGCGGCGGTAATCCGCTCGGGCGGAATGGCGACGATCAAAGCGGCGCGGATTCAGCGCACCTTGGCGGCAATCCAGGAGCGGCACGGCACGCTCGACCTGCGCTTTCTCGCCGACCTCCCGCTTGACGAAGCGCGGCGCTGGCTCGCCAGTCTGCCCGGCGTCGGCAGCAAGACCGCAAGCTGCGTCCTGCTTTTCTCCTTCGGACGCCCGGCACTCCCCGTCGATACGCACGTTCAACGGGTCGCGCGCCGCCTCGGCCTCGTTCCCGAGCGGTCGTCTCCCGACCAGATTGCTGCTATGCTTGAAGCACGCATCTCCCCCGCCGAGGTGTTCGACCTTCATATGGGCCTGATCCGGCATGGGCGGCAAGTCTGCCTTGCGAGGCGGCCGCGCTGCGCCTCCT
- the ahcY gene encoding adenosylhomocysteinase, translated as MSSAVVSQSFTDYYVADLSLAEWGRKEIAIAETEMPGLMAIREEYADLKPLRGARIAGSLHMTIQTAVLIETLQALGAEVRWASCNIFSTQDHAAAAIAAAGTPVFAYKGESLDEYWEFTHRIFDFGDGLYANMILDDGGDATLLIHLGAKAERDRSCISHPTNDEEAALFAAIRRHLDKDPHYYSKRKAAIRGVTEETTTGVKRLYRMHAEGQLGFPAINVNDSVTKSKFDNLYGCRESLIDGIKRATDVMIAGKIAVVCGYGDVGKGSAAALRSLCAQVWVTEIDPICALQAAMEGYRVVTMDYACDKADIFVTATGNVDVITHDHMARMKNNAIVCNIGHFDSEIDVASLRKYRWENIKPQVDHVIFPDGHRIILLAEGRLVNLGCGTGHPSFVMSTSFTNQVIAQIELWTNPDKYPVGVHVLPKHLDEKVARLHLKKLGAELTELTDRQARYIGVNREGPYKPDHYRY; from the coding sequence ATGTCTTCCGCCGTCGTCTCCCAGTCGTTCACCGACTACTACGTCGCCGATCTCAGTTTGGCCGAATGGGGGCGCAAAGAGATCGCGATCGCCGAGACGGAGATGCCGGGCTTGATGGCGATCCGCGAGGAGTACGCCGACCTGAAACCGCTGCGCGGCGCGCGGATCGCTGGCAGCTTGCATATGACGATCCAGACCGCGGTCCTGATCGAAACGCTGCAGGCGCTCGGCGCAGAGGTTCGCTGGGCATCCTGCAACATCTTCTCGACGCAGGACCATGCCGCCGCCGCGATCGCCGCCGCCGGCACACCGGTGTTTGCCTACAAAGGCGAGTCGCTCGATGAGTACTGGGAGTTCACCCACCGGATCTTCGACTTCGGCGACGGCCTCTATGCCAACATGATCCTCGATGATGGCGGCGATGCGACGCTGCTCATCCATCTTGGCGCGAAGGCGGAGCGCGACCGCAGCTGCATCTCCCACCCGACGAACGACGAGGAGGCGGCGCTCTTCGCCGCAATCCGCCGCCATCTCGACAAGGACCCGCACTACTATTCGAAGCGGAAGGCTGCGATCCGCGGCGTGACCGAGGAGACGACGACGGGGGTCAAGCGGCTCTATCGGATGCATGCCGAAGGCCAGCTGGGCTTCCCGGCGATCAATGTCAACGACTCGGTGACGAAGTCGAAGTTCGACAATCTGTACGGCTGCCGCGAATCGCTGATCGACGGCATCAAGCGCGCGACCGATGTGATGATCGCGGGCAAGATCGCAGTCGTTTGCGGCTATGGAGATGTGGGGAAAGGCAGCGCAGCAGCGCTCCGTTCACTCTGTGCGCAAGTGTGGGTGACCGAGATCGACCCGATCTGCGCGCTTCAAGCGGCGATGGAAGGGTACCGCGTTGTAACGATGGACTACGCTTGCGACAAGGCGGATATCTTCGTCACCGCCACCGGCAACGTCGATGTGATTACGCACGACCATATGGCGCGGATGAAGAACAACGCCATTGTCTGCAACATCGGCCATTTCGACAGCGAGATCGACGTTGCCAGCTTGCGGAAATACCGCTGGGAGAACATCAAGCCGCAGGTCGACCATGTGATCTTCCCGGATGGCCACCGCATCATCCTGCTAGCTGAAGGGCGATTGGTCAACCTTGGCTGCGGCACCGGCCATCCCAGCTTCGTCATGTCGACCTCCTTCACCAACCAAGTGATTGCGCAGATCGAGCTGTGGACCAACCCCGACAAATACCCGGTCGGCGTCCATGTCCTGCCGAAGCACCTCGATGAGAAGGTGGCGCGGCTGCATCTCAAGAAGCTCGGCGCCGAACTGACCGAACTGACCGATCGGCAGGCGCGCTATATCGGCGTCAACCGCGAAGGCCCCTATAAGCCGGACCATTATCGGTACTAA
- a CDS encoding NUDIX hydrolase codes for MIGQRGPWRVLARREVYRNPWLRVYEDSVIRPDGQPGIYGVVEPEDNAAVVALDDEGRVALIAEFVYPLGRELLQIPSGGVHPGEDPLAAAKRELAEETGLAAERWVSLGRFAFSGGLSTQIGYLFLAQGLHRGPARPEGTERLVLRFVPLAEALALADRSEIIDSPSLVGLYRAARVLGREHQRGE; via the coding sequence GTGATCGGCCAGCGCGGCCCGTGGCGAGTGCTCGCTCGCCGCGAGGTGTATCGCAACCCCTGGCTTCGGGTCTATGAAGATTCGGTCATTCGCCCCGACGGCCAGCCGGGGATCTACGGCGTGGTCGAGCCGGAGGACAACGCGGCGGTCGTGGCGCTCGACGATGAGGGCCGCGTCGCGCTCATTGCCGAGTTTGTCTACCCGCTCGGGCGGGAGCTGCTGCAGATCCCGAGCGGCGGCGTGCACCCCGGCGAAGACCCGCTCGCGGCCGCCAAGCGCGAGCTGGCGGAGGAGACGGGACTGGCCGCCGAGCGGTGGGTCTCGCTCGGCCGCTTCGCATTCTCGGGCGGCCTCTCGACCCAGATCGGTTATCTGTTCCTTGCTCAGGGCCTCCATCGCGGGCCTGCCCGTCCCGAAGGCACTGAACGGCTGGTCCTGCGCTTTGTCCCTCTCGCCGAAGCGCTTGCCCTCGCTGACCGCAGCGAGATCATCGACTCGCCAAGTCTTGTCGGGCTGTACCGCGCCGCGCGGGTGCTTGGCCGCGAACATCAGCGCGGGGAGTAG
- a CDS encoding HAD-IC family P-type ATPase, protein MTLTRDPDAPPEASLPPHALEASAVLAAFASSLEGLRSSEAERRRARYGANVLAPARGDGVLHILWRQINNPLVFVLLGAAALAIATGKGIDGAVVLAVVVVNAIIGFVQEYRAGKAIAALSAMTPDTATVLRDGEKVTVPAAELVPGDIVLLQSGDRVPADVRLVVERGLRVEEAALTGESVPAEKETAPLPPDTPLGDRRNMAFAGTYVTSGVGTAVVVATGMRTELGRISAMLRETTEIETPLTKQIAAVSRWITVAILIVSALLFATGLLRGYPAVDAILAAITLAVGAIPEGLPAVITIVLAIGVRRMAARRAIVRRLAAVETLGSATVICSDKTGTLTRNEMMVQHLWAPSGHYRLTGTGYAPEGALLHNDQSVAPPDDVAELARAGALCSDSTVQQKDGKWVITGDPTEAALEVAARKILGDVAALRRDWPRLDAIPFESERKFMATLHATPSGGQVIYLKGAPEVVLQRAARDGAGAPLDAAQIAAQVEALAAQGLRVLALAAKVPAAPLAALSEEDVAGGFVFLGLQGLIDPPRPEAIAAVAACHGAGITVKMITGDHASTALAIGRQLGLADAGDRAVTGAELERLSDDEMVDVVRTANVFARVAPEHKLRLVRALQRQGEVVAMTGDGVNDAPALKQADIGVAMGITGTDVSKEAADIVLADDNFATIAAAVEEGRRAYDNLVKSLAFILPTNLAFALIFLVAVVFFPIEGGNALLPMLPTQLLWINLVSAVTLALPLAVEAMEPDIMRRPPRRPDAPVFNRFVAFRTVLVALLIASGTLGLFLVQYFSEVGIGIAPDVALREAQTMAVTAVTLFQVFYLLQSRSLRDSIFSIGLFSNPWVYVGIGVLLALQAGFIYLPVMNVLFGTAPLSLMSLLEAVLVAFLIVPVITVEKAIASRLAREAA, encoded by the coding sequence ATGACTCTGACGCGAGATCCCGACGCACCCCCGGAGGCGTCCTTACCGCCTCACGCTCTCGAAGCTTCTGCTGTTCTGGCGGCCTTTGCCAGTTCCCTCGAAGGACTGCGTTCCTCCGAGGCGGAGCGCCGCCGGGCACGCTACGGAGCCAACGTTCTTGCGCCGGCGCGCGGGGACGGGGTTCTGCACATCCTGTGGCGGCAAATCAACAACCCGCTTGTGTTCGTCTTGCTCGGCGCGGCGGCGCTCGCGATTGCGACGGGCAAAGGGATTGATGGCGCGGTCGTGCTCGCCGTTGTCGTCGTCAACGCCATCATCGGCTTTGTCCAAGAGTATCGTGCCGGCAAGGCGATTGCCGCCCTCTCTGCGATGACGCCTGACACGGCGACTGTCCTGCGCGACGGAGAGAAGGTGACTGTGCCCGCCGCTGAGCTCGTGCCCGGCGATATCGTGCTGCTCCAATCGGGCGACCGCGTGCCGGCAGATGTGCGGCTGGTCGTCGAGCGTGGGCTGCGCGTCGAGGAAGCGGCGCTCACGGGCGAGTCGGTGCCGGCCGAGAAAGAGACAGCGCCCCTGCCGCCGGACACGCCGCTCGGTGACCGGCGCAACATGGCGTTTGCCGGCACGTATGTCACCTCAGGCGTTGGGACGGCGGTCGTCGTCGCGACGGGCATGCGCACCGAGCTTGGGCGGATCTCGGCCATGCTTCGCGAGACGACCGAGATCGAAACGCCGCTCACGAAACAGATCGCGGCGGTCAGCCGCTGGATTACGGTCGCGATCCTGATCGTCTCGGCGCTCTTGTTCGCGACGGGGCTGCTGCGCGGCTACCCGGCGGTGGACGCTATCCTCGCGGCGATTACGCTTGCGGTCGGCGCGATCCCGGAAGGACTGCCGGCGGTGATCACGATCGTCCTCGCGATCGGGGTCCGCCGGATGGCCGCGCGCCGCGCGATCGTCCGCCGGCTGGCGGCGGTCGAGACGCTCGGCAGCGCAACCGTCATCTGCTCCGATAAAACCGGCACCCTCACGCGCAACGAGATGATGGTGCAGCACCTTTGGGCGCCGAGCGGCCACTACCGTCTGACCGGCACTGGCTACGCCCCGGAGGGCGCCTTGCTCCATAACGATCAGTCGGTCGCGCCGCCGGACGATGTGGCCGAGCTCGCGCGCGCCGGCGCACTCTGCAGCGACTCGACGGTGCAGCAAAAGGACGGCAAGTGGGTGATCACGGGGGACCCGACCGAGGCCGCGCTCGAGGTCGCCGCGCGGAAGATCCTCGGCGATGTCGCGGCGCTGCGCCGGGATTGGCCGCGGCTCGATGCTATCCCCTTCGAGTCTGAGCGCAAGTTCATGGCGACCCTCCACGCGACACCGAGCGGCGGGCAGGTGATCTACTTGAAGGGGGCGCCCGAAGTCGTTCTGCAGCGGGCGGCGCGGGATGGTGCCGGCGCGCCGCTTGATGCCGCACAGATTGCCGCCCAGGTCGAGGCGTTGGCAGCGCAGGGGCTGCGGGTGCTGGCGCTCGCTGCCAAAGTGCCGGCGGCGCCTCTCGCCGCCCTGAGCGAGGAGGATGTCGCTGGCGGGTTCGTCTTCCTCGGCCTTCAAGGGCTGATCGATCCGCCGCGGCCGGAAGCGATCGCGGCGGTTGCCGCCTGTCACGGCGCAGGGATCACGGTCAAGATGATCACCGGGGACCACGCCAGTACCGCGCTCGCCATCGGCCGGCAGTTAGGGCTGGCCGACGCGGGCGACCGCGCGGTGACTGGCGCCGAACTGGAACGGCTGTCGGATGACGAGATGGTCGACGTCGTTCGGACGGCAAACGTGTTCGCCCGCGTTGCGCCCGAACACAAGCTGCGCCTCGTGCGCGCGCTCCAGCGCCAAGGCGAGGTCGTCGCAATGACGGGCGACGGGGTGAATGATGCGCCCGCGCTCAAGCAGGCGGATATCGGCGTTGCGATGGGCATCACCGGAACGGACGTCTCGAAGGAAGCGGCCGACATCGTCCTCGCCGACGACAACTTCGCCACCATCGCCGCCGCGGTGGAAGAAGGGCGGCGCGCCTACGACAACTTGGTCAAGTCGCTCGCGTTCATCCTGCCGACAAACCTTGCCTTTGCGCTGATCTTCCTCGTCGCGGTCGTCTTCTTCCCCATCGAGGGAGGCAACGCGCTGTTGCCGATGCTGCCGACCCAGCTCCTCTGGATCAATCTCGTCTCGGCGGTGACGCTGGCGCTCCCGCTCGCCGTTGAGGCGATGGAGCCAGATATCATGCGCCGCCCGCCCCGCCGGCCGGACGCGCCGGTCTTCAACCGTTTCGTCGCCTTTCGGACGGTGCTTGTCGCCCTGCTGATCGCGAGCGGAACGCTCGGGCTCTTTCTCGTCCAGTATTTCAGCGAAGTGGGGATCGGGATCGCGCCGGACGTGGCCCTGCGCGAGGCCCAGACAATGGCCGTGACGGCGGTAACGCTGTTCCAGGTCTTCTATCTGCTGCAGTCGCGCTCGCTGCGGGATTCGATCTTCTCGATCGGCCTGTTCAGCAATCCGTGGGTCTACGTCGGCATCGGCGTGCTGCTGGCGCTGCAAGCCGGGTTCATCTACCTGCCGGTGATGAATGTGCTGTTTGGGACGGCGCCGCTCTCGCTGATGAGCCTGCTGGAGGCGGTGCTGGTGGCGTTCCTGATTGTGCCGGTCATCACAGTCGAGAAGGCGATCGCGAGCCGCCTCGCCCGCGAAGCAGCCTGA
- a CDS encoding DEAD/DEAH box helicase translates to MIALPEHPLTAADYRLSAPQTGTFGDLTLSAPVARALREMGYLAPTPIQREAIPPFLEGRDVVGRAKTGTGKTAAFGIPIAEKIDPRRPGVQALVLVPTRELARQVTDDLTRIGKYRGIKVLAVYGGDSIAKQIHALDQGVHVIVGTPGRIIDHLTRGTITFRDVRIVILDECDEMLDIGFADDIETILRRTPKSRQTGLFSATIPLFVRKIVWRYMNDPVFVEIDPDQPVVEQIDQIYYEVAERDKTRALVELLDEMTGDERILIFRRTQRGVDTLTRDLWDQGFLIQALHGGMKQSERNRVMDAYRAGSLPLLVATNVAARGIDVEGITHVFNFDMPDNVEEYIHRIGRTARAGRTGTAISFVGEWDFPILEQIRQKVGNRLRRGELKLYAPRSKAS, encoded by the coding sequence GTGATTGCTTTGCCTGAACATCCGCTCACTGCGGCAGACTATCGTCTCTCTGCTCCGCAAACGGGAACCTTCGGCGACCTGACCCTCAGCGCCCCTGTCGCGCGCGCGCTCCGCGAGATGGGCTACCTCGCTCCGACCCCGATCCAGCGCGAAGCGATCCCGCCGTTTCTCGAAGGCCGCGATGTCGTCGGCCGCGCCAAGACGGGCACCGGCAAGACTGCCGCCTTCGGCATCCCAATCGCTGAAAAGATCGATCCGCGGCGGCCCGGCGTTCAAGCGTTGGTTCTTGTCCCCACGCGCGAGCTCGCCCGCCAAGTAACCGACGATCTCACGCGCATCGGCAAATACCGCGGCATCAAGGTGCTCGCCGTCTACGGCGGCGACTCGATCGCCAAACAAATCCATGCCCTCGACCAGGGGGTGCACGTCATCGTCGGCACCCCCGGCCGGATCATCGACCACCTCACCCGCGGAACGATCACGTTCCGCGACGTCCGCATCGTCATCCTCGATGAATGCGACGAAATGCTCGACATCGGCTTCGCCGACGATATCGAGACGATCCTGCGCCGCACCCCGAAGAGTCGGCAGACGGGGCTGTTCTCAGCGACGATCCCGCTGTTCGTCCGCAAGATCGTCTGGCGGTACATGAACGACCCGGTTTTCGTGGAGATCGACCCCGACCAGCCGGTTGTTGAGCAGATCGACCAGATCTACTACGAAGTGGCCGAACGCGACAAAACGCGCGCGCTCGTCGAACTGCTCGACGAAATGACGGGCGATGAGCGCATCCTCATCTTTCGGCGCACCCAGCGCGGCGTCGATACCTTGACGCGCGACCTGTGGGACCAAGGGTTCCTTATTCAGGCATTGCACGGCGGCATGAAGCAAAGCGAGCGCAACCGCGTCATGGATGCCTACCGTGCCGGCTCTCTTCCCCTCCTCGTTGCCACCAACGTTGCGGCGCGCGGCATCGACGTCGAGGGCATCACCCACGTCTTCAACTTCGATATGCCCGACAATGTCGAGGAGTACATCCACCGCATCGGCCGGACCGCCCGCGCCGGACGGACCGGCACGGCGATCTCCTTTGTCGGCGAGTGGGACTTCCCCATCCTTGAGCAGATCCGCCAAAAGGTCGGCAACCGGCTCCGGCGGGGCGAGCTGAAGCTCTACGCGCCGCGCTCGAAAGCGTCGTGA
- a CDS encoding LON peptidase substrate-binding domain-containing protein translates to MAGAILDLALFPLNSVLYPGGQIALHIFEPRYRLMIGRCIEENLPFGVVLIREGQEVGEPAVPYEVGTVASISQHVKKPDGRYDLTAIGLERFRVLTILQERPYLVARVQLEPDLVGPADELGTRASEVHGLFETYVERLREMSNGKLDAIEVPTDPEALAWFVAATLPIAMTEKQALLEQPSTVSRLAAEAEILRRELTFLRFGALSVEDRNRLIARPRSLN, encoded by the coding sequence ATGGCCGGCGCAATCCTCGATTTGGCGCTTTTTCCGCTTAACTCGGTGCTCTACCCCGGCGGCCAGATCGCGCTCCATATTTTTGAACCGCGCTACCGCTTGATGATTGGCCGCTGCATCGAGGAGAACCTGCCGTTCGGTGTGGTGCTGATCCGCGAAGGGCAGGAAGTAGGCGAACCGGCAGTCCCGTATGAGGTCGGCACGGTCGCGAGCATCAGCCAGCATGTCAAGAAGCCGGATGGCCGCTACGATTTGACCGCGATTGGGCTAGAGCGGTTTCGAGTCCTGACGATCCTGCAGGAGCGCCCCTATCTCGTGGCGCGCGTCCAGCTCGAGCCCGATCTGGTTGGCCCGGCCGACGAACTCGGCACGCGCGCCAGCGAAGTGCACGGGCTGTTTGAAACCTACGTCGAGCGCTTGCGCGAGATGAGCAATGGCAAGCTCGATGCGATCGAGGTGCCCACGGACCCCGAGGCGCTGGCGTGGTTTGTCGCCGCGACGCTGCCGATCGCGATGACGGAGAAGCAGGCGCTTCTTGAGCAGCCGAGCACGGTCTCCCGCTTGGCTGCTGAGGCGGAGATCCTGCGCCGCGAGCTCACCTTCCTCCGCTTCGGGGCGCTCTCGGTCGAAGATCGCAACCGTCTGATTGCTCGCCCCCGCTCCCTCAACTGA
- a CDS encoding cysteine hydrolase codes for MTVTRPVLMVMDMQRDFCDPNGAYARHGFDVAAVQPLIPRIARVMNACRTHRIPIVATQLTVLTDLDGKAMGLGHLRQLRPWLEEEGFRAGTPGHALVADLPPPNYLVRKWGYSAMYQTELEKILTALGIETLVFTGIATNGVVEGTARDAIMRGWHVVTLTDCVASFSQALHEASLKNLANIGTLLTSDDFLAALAQQRAPSVS; via the coding sequence ATGACCGTGACACGGCCGGTTTTGATGGTGATGGACATGCAGCGCGACTTCTGCGACCCCAACGGCGCGTACGCCCGGCATGGCTTCGACGTGGCAGCGGTGCAGCCGCTCATCCCCCGCATCGCCCGCGTAATGAACGCCTGCCGGACACACCGCATCCCGATCGTCGCCACCCAGCTGACCGTCCTCACCGACCTCGACGGCAAGGCGATGGGGCTTGGCCATCTGCGCCAGCTCCGCCCTTGGCTGGAAGAAGAAGGATTTCGTGCCGGCACGCCCGGCCATGCGCTCGTCGCCGACCTGCCGCCGCCCAACTATCTCGTCCGCAAATGGGGCTATTCGGCGATGTATCAGACAGAGCTCGAGAAGATCTTGACCGCCCTCGGCATCGAGACACTCGTCTTCACCGGGATCGCAACCAACGGCGTCGTCGAAGGCACCGCCCGCGACGCCATCATGCGCGGCTGGCACGTCGTGACCCTGACCGACTGCGTCGCCAGCTTCAGCCAAGCGCTGCACGAGGCGTCGCTCAAGAACCTCGCCAACATCGGCACCCTCCTCACCAGCGACGACTTCCTCGCTGCCCTCGCGCAGCAGCGCGCTCCGAGCGTCAGTTGA
- a CDS encoding amidohydrolase family protein, which yields MTHVDTVVAGGTVVLPDGSEQRADLGIADGRIAAIAAPGTLTGATTIDAAGRYVLPGLVDPHLHIGLGQGLADWETETRSAAAGGVTTVLTYLMSGEDYFPIFAEARAAADRMAFVDYGFHAVPCSPQHLADLGRYVREAGIASFKFFTSFRGDEGAYLGITGTDDGYLYRYLQEVARHPGAIACIHPENIEIVWQLRAQLQAAGRDDLAAWDESRPAIVEAECILRAAYYAKQTGCPVYFVHISGAEALDAVRWMRARYPGHPIAAETCPHYLTHTKDSPLGSLGKVNPPLRARADIDALWEGLADGTLDTVGSDHVPRRRAKKTGSIWTASAGFPGTASILPVLLSEGVHRRGLSLGRVAALTAANPARLFGLGATKGSIRLGADADLCLIDLDREQVADAAIFQSSADYSLYDGWTLKGWPVMTILRGQVIMRDGTVVGTPGAGRYLHRGGAAQAA from the coding sequence ATGACGCATGTCGACACCGTGGTAGCGGGCGGAACAGTCGTGCTGCCTGACGGCAGCGAGCAGCGGGCGGACCTCGGGATTGCGGACGGACGGATCGCCGCGATCGCGGCGCCGGGCACGCTCACCGGCGCAACCACGATCGATGCCGCCGGGCGGTACGTGCTGCCCGGCCTCGTCGACCCGCACCTCCATATCGGGCTCGGTCAGGGGCTCGCCGACTGGGAGACAGAAACGCGCTCGGCGGCCGCCGGCGGCGTCACCACCGTGCTCACCTATCTGATGTCGGGCGAGGATTACTTTCCCATCTTCGCCGAAGCGCGGGCAGCCGCTGACCGGATGGCGTTCGTCGACTACGGCTTCCATGCGGTGCCCTGCTCGCCCCAGCATCTCGCCGACCTCGGCCGCTATGTCCGCGAGGCCGGCATCGCGTCGTTCAAGTTCTTCACCAGCTTTCGGGGCGACGAAGGCGCCTATCTCGGCATCACCGGAACGGACGACGGCTACCTCTACCGCTACCTTCAGGAAGTCGCCCGTCACCCCGGCGCCATCGCCTGCATCCATCCCGAGAACATCGAGATTGTCTGGCAGCTGCGCGCGCAGCTGCAGGCGGCCGGCCGCGATGACCTCGCCGCGTGGGACGAATCCCGCCCCGCCATCGTCGAAGCGGAATGCATCCTGCGCGCAGCCTACTATGCCAAGCAGACCGGCTGCCCGGTCTACTTCGTCCACATCAGCGGCGCTGAGGCGCTCGACGCCGTTCGCTGGATGCGCGCCCGCTACCCCGGCCATCCCATCGCCGCCGAGACCTGCCCCCACTACCTCACCCACACCAAAGACTCGCCCCTCGGCTCCCTCGGCAAGGTGAACCCGCCGCTGCGCGCCCGCGCCGATATCGATGCCCTCTGGGAAGGGCTCGCTGACGGCACGCTCGACACCGTCGGCTCGGACCACGTGCCGCGCCGGCGCGCCAAGAAGACGGGGTCGATCTGGACAGCGAGCGCCGGCTTCCCCGGCACGGCCTCCATCCTGCCGGTGCTGCTGAGCGAGGGCGTCCACCGCCGCGGCCTCTCGCTCGGGCGTGTCGCTGCGCTGACGGCGGCCAATCCCGCGCGGCTGTTCGGGCTCGGCGCGACCAAGGGCAGCATTCGCCTCGGGGCCGACGCCGATCTCTGCCTCATTGACCTCGACCGCGAGCAGGTCGCCGACGCCGCCATCTTCCAGAGCAGCGCTGACTATTCGCTCTACGACGGCTGGACGCTCAAAGGCTGGCCCGTGATGACGATCCTGCGCGGACAGGTGATCATGCGCGACGGGACAGTGGTCGGAACGCCGGGTGCCGGGCGCTATCTGCATCGAGGCGGCGCAGCCCAGGCCGCCTGA
- the nrdR gene encoding transcriptional regulator NrdR: MRCPFCHQGDSRVISSREGAGMIRRRRVCPSCGQRFTTRECLVQPTVLIVKKDGRREPFDRDKLLRGIQLACTKRPVAAEAIEQAVAAVEAALFARGEAELPSSLVGELVLEQLARLDAVAYVRFASVYRQFPDLAALQAEIGALTGELPAPTAGALAAAGQRASASS; encoded by the coding sequence GTGCGCTGTCCATTCTGCCATCAAGGCGATAGCCGTGTTATCTCCTCGCGAGAGGGGGCCGGGATGATCCGCCGCCGGCGGGTCTGTCCCTCGTGCGGGCAGCGCTTTACCACCCGCGAATGCCTTGTCCAGCCCACCGTGCTGATCGTGAAGAAAGATGGCCGGCGTGAGCCGTTTGACCGGGACAAGCTCCTGCGCGGCATTCAGCTTGCGTGCACCAAGCGGCCAGTGGCGGCAGAGGCCATTGAGCAAGCGGTCGCGGCAGTGGAAGCGGCCCTCTTCGCGCGCGGCGAAGCAGAACTGCCGAGCAGCCTTGTGGGCGAGCTTGTGCTCGAGCAGTTAGCGCGCCTCGACGCTGTCGCCTATGTCCGCTTCGCCTCGGTCTATCGGCAGTTTCCCGACCTCGCTGCGCTCCAAGCGGAGATCGGCGCGCTGACAGGGGAGCTGCCTGCCCCCACGGCCGGAGCGCTGGCCGCTGCCGGCCAGCGCGCTTCCGCCAGTTCCTAA